The Streptomyces sp. NBC_01439 genome contains the following window.
CGGTGCGACCGGCGCGCTTGGTGTTCAGCATGGATGTACTCCCCCTTGGGTGGGCCGGGCGGGCAGGTTCTTCGGCCTCGGCCACAGCAACCAATTCCCGTCGAGCGTCACGAGTAACCACAACAGACAGGCCTCCACCTGCATACCCCTGTGGCCTTGGTCACATGCCTGCTGCAGATGCCTCCAGTGGGCGGACAGCACTGGGCCTGGAGCGCCCTTGGGCCGTAAGTTGAGCGGCTATGAGCGCAATGGAGGAGCTGGACCGCCAGATCGTTGATCTGCTCGTGCGGGACGGGCGGATGAGCTACACGGATCTGGGCAAGGCCACGGGACTGTCGACGTCGGCAGTCCATCAGCGAGTACGACGTCTGGAGCAGCGCGGGGTCATCCGAGGCTATGCGGCCGTGGTCGATCCGGAGGCCGTCGGCCTGCCGCTGACCGCGTTCATCTCGGTCAAGCCCTTCGACCCGAGCGCCCCGGACGACATCGCCGACCGGCTGGCCGGCGTTCCCGAGATCGAGGCCTGCCACAGCGTCGCGGGCGACGAGAACTACATCCTGAAGGTGCGCGTCGCCACCCCGCTGGAGCTGGAAGACCTCCTGGGTCGGCTGCGCGCCCTCGCCCACGTCTCGACGCGCACGACGGTCGTCCTGTCCACCCCCTACGAGGCGCGCCCGCCCCGCGTCTGACCCGCGCCCGAGCGGGGACCCGGTGGTCGGGCCGGAGTGGGCGACGCGGGACACTGGTCGGCATGACTGACCGCACCGCCCACTCCGCCGACGCCGCCGGAGCACCGACCAGGACCGTCCTCCTCCGTGGGGGCGAGGTGCACAGCCCCGCCGACCCCTTCGCCACCGCGATGGTCGTCGAGCGCGGCCGCGTCGCCTGGGTCGGCTCTGAGGGCGCCGCCGACGCCTTCGCGCAGGGCGTGGACGAGGTCGTCGACCTCGGCGGCGCGCTCGTCACGCCGGCGTTCACCGACGCCCACGTCCACACCACCTCAGCGGGCCTGGCCCTCACCGGGCTGGACCTCACCGGGGCGCGCACGCTGTCCGCCGCGCTGGACCTCGTACGCGCCCACGCGGCGAGCCGCCCGGCCGACCGGGTGCTCCTCGGGCACGGCTGGGACGCCGCCCGCTGGCCCGAGCGCCGGGCCCCGCACCGCGTCGAGCTGGACGAGGCCACCGGCGGCCGCCCGCTCTACCTCAGCCGCGTCGACGTGCACTCGGCCGTGGTCACCACCGCCCTGCTCGCCCTCGTCCCGGGGGTACGGCCCGACGACGACCGGCCGCTGACCGGTGACGACCACCACGCCGTGCGGCGGGCCGCGCTGGCCGCCGTCACCCCCGCCCAGCGCGCCGAGGCGCAGCGGGCCGCACTCGACCGGGCCGCCTCCCTCGGCATCGGTTCCGTCCACGAGTGCGGCGGGCCCGAGATCTCCTCCGCCGAGGACTTCACCGGTCTGCTGGCCCTGGCTGCCGAGCGGCCGGGGCCGCGCGTCTTCGGGTACTGGGCCGACCGGGACCTCGGACTGGCCAAGGAGCTCGGGGCGGTCGGAGCCGCCGGGGACCTGTTCGTGGACGGTGCCCTCGGCTCGCACACGGCCTGTCTGCACGCCCCGTACGCGGACGCCCCGCACACCGGCACCGAATACCTCGACGTGCACGCCGTCGCCGAGCACGTGGCCGCCTGTACCGAAGAGGGTCTCCAGGCCGGATTCCACGCCATCGGGGACGCTGCGATCACCGCCGTCGTCGAGGGCGTCCGGGCGGCCGCCGAGAAGGTCGGGCTGGCCCGGGTCCGCGCCGCCCGCCACCGGGTGGAGCACGCGGAGATGATGACCCCCGCCACCATCGCGGCCTTCGCGGAGCTGGGGCTGACCGCCTCGGTGCAGCCCGCGTTCGACGCGGCCTGGGGCGGCGAGGACGGGATGTACGCGGACCGGCTCGGTGCCGGGCGGGCCCGCACCCTCAACCCGTACGCGGCCATGCTCAAGGCCGGCGTCCCGCTGGCCTTCGGCTCGGACGCGCCCGTCACCCCGCTCGACCCGTGGGGCACCGTCCGAGCGGCCGCCTTCCACCGGACCCCCGAGCACCGGATCTCCGTACGGGCCGCCTTCACCGCCCACACGCGGGGCGGCTGGCGGGCGCTGGGCCGCGACGACGCGGGCGTCCTCGTTCCCGGCGCCCCGGCCGACTACGCGGTCTGGCAGACGGGTGACCTGGTCGTCCAGGCCCCCGACGACCGGGTCGCCCGCTGGTCCACCGACCCCCGCTCGGGCACCCCCGGACTGCCCGACCTGACCCCCGGATCGACGCTGCCGGTGTGCCTCGCCACCGTCGTCGGCGGGCGGGAGGTATTCGTACGCCCACAGGGGTGATCCGGTCGGCCTCGGTTCGGTACGGGCGGTCGGACCCGGATAGGTTCGGCCGGGTCCACCACTAGGAAATCCGTGCCGGACGACTCCGTCTGCGCAGCGCGCCCGCGCCTCGGGGGCGAGGGAAGGTTTCGCCGGGCGGCGGTGGCCCGGGTCGGGGTCCGCGGTCCAGTAGACAACGGTCACGGCGGCCCGCAGCCAGCGGGTGTCTGACCGGCCCGAAGGACCGCGGGCCCCGGCCACTGTTCTAAAGTCATCCTCTGCGACCAGACGTACAGGACGTGCACGAGCACAAAAGGGGACTCAGTGAGCGACGGCGGACAGCGGACCTACGGACCGCTCGGTACAGCCTTGGTGATCATTCCGACCTACAACGAGGCGGAGAACATCGGGCTGATCGTCGGGCGTGTGCGCGCGGCCGTGCCCGAGGCCCACATCCTCGTCGCGGACGACAACAGCCCGGACGGCACCGGCAAGCTCGCCGACGAGCTGGCGGCGGGCGACGACCACGTCCACGTGCTGCACCGCAAGGGCAAGGAGGGGCTGGGCGCAGCCTACCTGGCGGGCTTCGTCTGGGCCCTGGAGCAGGGGTACGGGGTGATCGTCGAAATGGACGCCGACGGCTCCCACCAGCCCGAGGAGCTGCCCCGCCTGCTGACCGCGCTGGCCGGCGCGGACCTGGTCCTGGGCTCCCGCTGGGTGCCGGGCGGACGGGTGGTGAACTGGCCCAAGAGCCGTGAGTTCATCTCGCGCGGCGGTTCGACGTACTCCCGGCTGATGCTGAACCTCCCGATGCGGGACGTGACCGGCGGCTACCGGGCCTTCCGCCGGGAGACCCTGGAGGGGCTGGGGCTGGACGAGGTGGCCTCGGCGGGCTACTGCTTCCAGGTCGACCTGGCGCGCAGGGCCGTGCAGAAGGGCTTCCGCGTGGTGGAGGTCCCGATCACGTTCGTCGAGCGCGAGTTCGGCGACAGCAAGATGAGCAAGGACATCCTGGTCGAGGCCCTGTGGCGGGTCACCCAGTGGGGCATCAAGGCCCAGGCCTCCAAGCTGCTGGGCAAGGACAGCGCTACGGACAGCGGTACGGGCAGTGGTACGGGCAGCGGCACGCAGACCGGCAAGCCGGGAAGCGGAGCCTGACGGGCCGGCCGGACCCGGGCACCCCTAGGGGATGTCCGGTACCTCCGGCTGAGGCCGCTTTTATGCGGCTCCAGGCACACTGGATGGTATGACGACCGGCATTTCCACGGCCCCCCGGCGGCGCTCGCCCGCCCGTACCTTCCTCCCCCTGGCGATCGCCGCCTGGCTGATCCTGGAGATCTGGCTGCTCACCGTGGTCGCGGACGTGGCCGGCGGGCTCGCCGTGGCCGCGCTGCTCGCGGGCGGCATCGTCCTGGGCGCGGTGGTCATCAAGCGGGCCGGGCGGCGTGCCTTCAAGAACCTGGCGAGCACCTTCCAGCAGGCCCAGCAGGGGCAGCAGCCGGCTCCGCAGCAGCCCGGCCAGGGCAACGGCCTCACGATGCTGGCGGGCCTGCTCCTGATGCTGCCGGGTCTGATCTCCGACGTGGCGGGTCTGGTCCTGCTGCTGCCGCCCGTCCGGGCCTGGATCGGCCGCAGGGCGGCCCGTTCGCTGGAGCGGAAGATGGCCTCCGCCCCGGCCGGCAGCTTCGGTGACGCCTTCCAGCAGGCCCGTATCCACTACCCCGACGGCAAGGTCGTCCAGGGCGAGGTCATCCGCGAGGAGCGGCCCGGCCGGCAGGACGGCCCGGACGCCGCGTACCGCCCGCCGCTGGCCCCGTAACAGGGGAAAGGGTCCCGTAAGGGGACAAGCCGCCGAGTAACGCCGAGCAAACGGACAAGCCGAGGGGCCCCGCCACACAGCATGTGGCGGGGCCCCTCGGCTTTGTGCATCCGTCCGGCTGTCAGGCGGACTTGCGGCTGTCCCGCGGATGCACGGCAATGTTCATGGCGCCGGAACGCAGGACTGCAAGCCTCTCGGCCAGCACTTCCTCGAGCTCCTCGCGGGTGCGTCGCTCCATGAGCATGTCCCAGTGCGTTCGCGCGGGCTTGCCCTTCTTCTCTTCGGGCCCATCCCCGTCCACCAGGAGTGCCATGGCGCCGCACGCCTTGCACTCCCACTCCGGCGGAATTTCTGCCTCAACCGAGAACGGCATCTCAAATCGATGTCCGTTCTGGCATGCGTACTCCACCGCCTGGCGCGGGGCCAGATCGATGCCGCGGTCCGTCTCGTAGCTGGTAACCACGAGGCGCGTACCGCGGAGAGCTCGCTCACTCATGAATCGTGCCTCCCGGGCTTGTCGCCCACAGGACAGGTGTCGCTGTCGTCGTCATCCGGTCAACGTCCGGTCGGCGGTATAGATTCCCGCTCCGGGTCGTGCGTCGCCCGTCGTGCCGCCCCTTGTTGTACCCACCAGTGCCCGTTTTGTCACATCTGGCAGCAGATGTCACCCAACGTCCACGCTTCTTGAGCGCGCAGTAACGGTCCGCCTGGCAGGTCAAAGGCGTACACTACCGCCCCTTTGCTTCAACGTCTAAATTCGTTCGGAATTCGTTCGTAGATCCGGGCGGAGCGCGCTCGCGGACCCGGGCTCAGATCCGCTCCGGTACAGGATTGCCTGCCGCCTCCACCGCGCGCCGCAGCGGCACTCGCGCCAGGAGCACGAATCCCAGTGCGAAGAAGACCACCAGAGAGATGATCGCGTCCCGGTAGCTGCCCGTGAGCTGGTACGTCAGGCCGAACACCAGCGGCCCCACCCAGCTGAGGCCCCGGTCGCTCATCTCGTACGCCGAGAAGTACTCGGCCTCCTTGCCCGCCGGTACCAGGTGCGAGAACAGGGAGCGCGACAGCGCCTGGCTGCCTCCCAGTACCAGCCCGATCATCGCGGCGAGCGCGAAGAACCAGACCGGGGTCCGGGCCGGCAGGAAGTAGCCGACCCCCAGGGTCACCGCCCACGCGGCCAGCGAGCCGAGGATCGTCCGCTTGGCTCCGTAGGTCCGGGCGAGGCGGCCCATGCCCAGCGCGCCGCCGACCGCCAGGACCTGTACCAGCAGCACCGCCCCGATGAGGGTGGACTGCTCCAGCTCCAGCTCCTCCGAGCCGTAGATGGAGGCCTGGGAGATCACGGTCTGCACGCCGTCGTTGTAGATCAGGTACGCCAGCAGGAACGACAGGGTCAGCGGGTAGCGCCGCATGTCCTTCAGGGTGGCGACGAGTTGCTTCCAACCGCTGACGGCCGGAGCCGCCCCCGGCTCCCGGACCACGGCCCGGTCCCGCAGTCGGCGCAGCGGGATCAGCGCGAAGGCCCCCCACCACAGGCCCGCGGAAGCCAGGCAGATCCGGATCGCCATGCCCTCGGAGAGGCCGAAGGAGTCGTGCCCCATGTAGAGCACCAGGTTCACCACCAGCATCACGGACCCGGCGGTGTAGCCGAAGGCCCAGCCCCGCGAGGAGACGGTGTCCCGTTCGTCGGGGGTGGAGATCTGCGGCAGGTAGGCGTTGTAGAGCACCATCGAAACGGACAGGGCGGCGTTCGCCACGACCAGCAGCAGACCGCCCAGCAGGTAGCGCTCACCGCCGAGGAAGAACATTCCGGTGGTCGCCGCGGCGCCCGTGTACGCGGCGGCCGCCAGCAGCGGCTTCTTGCGCCCGGTCCGGTCGGCCACGGCGCCCACCAGCGGCATCAGCAGGACGGCGAGGATCACCGAGGCCGAGACCGAGTAGGCGAAGAAGGACCCGGCGCGCACCGGGATGCCCAGCGGGTGCACGAAGCCCTCGGCGTCCGCGGCGGCCTTGGCCACGGCCGTCAGGTAGGGCCCGAGGAACACGGTCAGCACGCTCGCCGAGTAGACCGAGACGGCGAAGTCGTAGAAGTACCAGCCCCGCTGCTCGCGCTTGCGCTCGGCGGACGCGGCGGTCGTGGCGGTCGCGTCCGCCGCCGGGGCGGCTGCGGCTCTGCCGTCCTCCGCCCCGGGTTCCGCTTCCTCGGTCCTGCTGCGCTCTTCCGCACTCATGCGGTGTCCCCCTCGCTGGTTCCGTTTCCGCAGCGGCGTTCCGGCCCGGGCGGGAGGGCGAAGGGCGCGTCAGGCCCAGGCCCCACGCCGGTCCAGCACCGTGCGCAAGATGTCGATCCGGTCGGTCATGATGCCATCGACACCCAGGTCGAGGAGCGCCTCCATACGTTCCGGTTCGTTCACGGTCCAGACGTGCACCTGGAGTCCCCGCTCGTGCGCGGTCCGTACGAACCGGCGGTCGACCACGCGGATGCCGGCCTGGGTCTCCGGAACCTGCGCCGCCACCGCGCCCACGCGCAGGGCCGCGGGAATGGCGTACGAGCGCAGCCGCAGGCCGAGCACCCCGCGCACGCCGTAGGAGGTCGCCAGCCGGGGCCCGGCGATCTTCTGGGCGCGGGCCACCCGGCTCTCGGAGAAGGAGCTCACGCAGACCCGGTCCCAGATCCCGGCCCGGGCGATCAGGTTGACCAGCGGGTGCAGCGCCGACTCGGCCTTGATGTCGATGTTCCAGCGGGCGTCCGGGAACTCCTCCAGCAGCTCCTCGAGGAGCGGCAGCGGCTCGGTGCCCCCCACCCGGGCCTCGCGGATCTTCTTCCAGGGCAGTTCGGCGATCCGGCCCTGCCCGTCGGTGACCCGGTCCAGCGTGGAGTCGTGGAAGGCGACGAGTTTCCCGTCCACCGTGGCGTGCACATCGGTCTCGAAGTACCGGTAGCCCGCTTCGGCGGCCCGCCGGAAGGCGGCGGCTGTGTTCTCCAGCCCGTCCGCGGCACCGCCCCGGTGCGCGAAGGGGATCGGAGCCGGGTGGTCCAGATATGGATGGCGAAGGCGTACGTGCGTCACGGCGGCAGTATGCCTCTTGTTACCCGTGGGGAGGGTGCGGCCCGGTGGCTGCGCGGTGAACGGCGCGCCGCCGCAGCCGTGCGGCCCCCACCGCCGGGCGTTCGCGTACCCCCCGCCCCTGGTCCCGGTGGACCCCGACGTGGCAGGGTGTGGGGGCGGAAGCAATCCAATACCGGCCGCGCCCGGGGTCGGGCGGGGCCAATTCGACGAAGGTGGACCGGACAGCATGGCCGAATGGACCTCAGCGGTCGGTGCCGCACAGCTCGCCCGCCTCATCACCTCCCAGCAGGAGCGGCCCGGCGCCCCCGGGGCTCGCAAGCCGCCCGCCTACCGGACCCTCGCCGACGGCATCCGCCTGCTCGTCCTCGAAGGCCGCGTCCCCGTCGCCGCCCGACTGCCCGCCGAGCGGGAACTGGCCGTCGCCCTCTCCCTCAGCCGCACCACCGTCGCCGCCGCCTACGAGGCCCTGCGGGGCGAGGGGTTCCTGGAGTCCCGACGCGGTGCCGGCAGCTGGACCTCCGTACCCGCCGGGAACCCGCTGCCCGCCCGGGGCCTCGAACCACTGCCGCCCGAGTCCCTCGGTTCGATGATCGACCTCGGCTGCGCCGCGCTCCCGGCCCCCGAGCCCTGGCTCACCAAGGCGGTCCAGGGCGCCCTGGAGGAGCTGCCGCCGTACGCGCACACCCACGGGGACTACCCGGCGGGCCTGCCCGCGCTGCGCCGGATGCTCGCCGACCGCTACACCGAGCAGGGCATCCCCACGATGCCCGAGCAGATCATGGTCACCACCGGTGCGATGGGTGCCATCGACGCCATCTGCAGTCTCTTCGCCGGGCGGGGGGAGCGGATCGCCGTCGAGTCCCCCTCCTACGCCAACATCCTCCAGCTGATGCGCGCCGCCGGGGTCCGCCTCGTGCCCGTCGCCATGGCCGACGGCCTGCGCGGCTGGGACATGGACGTGTGGCGGCAGGTGCTGCGCGATTCGGCCCCCCGCCTCGCCTACGTGGTCGCCGACTTCCACAACCCGACCGGGGCCCTGGCCTCCGAGGAGCAGCGCCGCGCGATGGTGGAGGCCGCCCGCTCGGCCGGCACCGTCCTAGTGGCCGACGAGACCATGCTGGAGCTCCGGCTGGACCCGGGCCTGGCGATGCCCCGCCCGGTGTGCTCCTTCGACCCGGCCGGCAGCACGGTCATCACGGTCGGCTCGGCCAGCAAGGCGTTCTGGGCGGGCATGCGGATCGGCTGGGTCCGCGCGGCTCCCGACGTGATCCGCAGCCTGGTCGCCGCCCGCGCCTACGCCGACCTGGGCACCCCGGTGCTGGAGCAGCTCGCGGTGAACTGGCTGATGCGCACCGGGGGCTGGCAGGAGGCCGTCGAGATCCGCCGCGAGCAGGCCCGGGAGAACCGCGACGCGCTGGTCGCGGCGGTCCGCCGGGAGTTGCCGGACTGGGAGTTCGAGGTCCCGCAGGGCGGGCTGACCCTGTGGGCCCGCGCGGGCGGGCTCT
Protein-coding sequences here:
- a CDS encoding SCO1417 family MocR-like transcription factor translates to MAEWTSAVGAAQLARLITSQQERPGAPGARKPPAYRTLADGIRLLVLEGRVPVAARLPAERELAVALSLSRTTVAAAYEALRGEGFLESRRGAGSWTSVPAGNPLPARGLEPLPPESLGSMIDLGCAALPAPEPWLTKAVQGALEELPPYAHTHGDYPAGLPALRRMLADRYTEQGIPTMPEQIMVTTGAMGAIDAICSLFAGRGERIAVESPSYANILQLMRAAGVRLVPVAMADGLRGWDMDVWRQVLRDSAPRLAYVVADFHNPTGALASEEQRRAMVEAARSAGTVLVADETMLELRLDPGLAMPRPVCSFDPAGSTVITVGSASKAFWAGMRIGWVRAAPDVIRSLVAARAYADLGTPVLEQLAVNWLMRTGGWQEAVEIRREQARENRDALVAAVRRELPDWEFEVPQGGLTLWARAGGLSGSRLAEVGERVGVRVPSGPRFGVDGAFEGYVRLPFTVGGPVAEEAASRLAAAARLVGTGAGGSGAEPPRTFVA
- a CDS encoding polyprenol monophosphomannose synthase — encoded protein: MSDGGQRTYGPLGTALVIIPTYNEAENIGLIVGRVRAAVPEAHILVADDNSPDGTGKLADELAAGDDHVHVLHRKGKEGLGAAYLAGFVWALEQGYGVIVEMDADGSHQPEELPRLLTALAGADLVLGSRWVPGGRVVNWPKSREFISRGGSTYSRLMLNLPMRDVTGGYRAFRRETLEGLGLDEVASAGYCFQVDLARRAVQKGFRVVEVPITFVEREFGDSKMSKDILVEALWRVTQWGIKAQASKLLGKDSATDSGTGSGTGSGTQTGKPGSGA
- a CDS encoding MFS transporter, which produces MSAEERSRTEEAEPGAEDGRAAAAPAADATATTAASAERKREQRGWYFYDFAVSVYSASVLTVFLGPYLTAVAKAAADAEGFVHPLGIPVRAGSFFAYSVSASVILAVLLMPLVGAVADRTGRKKPLLAAAAYTGAAATTGMFFLGGERYLLGGLLLVVANAALSVSMVLYNAYLPQISTPDERDTVSSRGWAFGYTAGSVMLVVNLVLYMGHDSFGLSEGMAIRICLASAGLWWGAFALIPLRRLRDRAVVREPGAAPAVSGWKQLVATLKDMRRYPLTLSFLLAYLIYNDGVQTVISQASIYGSEELELEQSTLIGAVLLVQVLAVGGALGMGRLARTYGAKRTILGSLAAWAVTLGVGYFLPARTPVWFFALAAMIGLVLGGSQALSRSLFSHLVPAGKEAEYFSAYEMSDRGLSWVGPLVFGLTYQLTGSYRDAIISLVVFFALGFVLLARVPLRRAVEAAGNPVPERI
- the fxsA gene encoding FxsA family membrane protein: MTTGISTAPRRRSPARTFLPLAIAAWLILEIWLLTVVADVAGGLAVAALLAGGIVLGAVVIKRAGRRAFKNLASTFQQAQQGQQPAPQQPGQGNGLTMLAGLLLMLPGLISDVAGLVLLLPPVRAWIGRRAARSLERKMASAPAGSFGDAFQQARIHYPDGKVVQGEVIREERPGRQDGPDAAYRPPLAP
- a CDS encoding amidohydrolase — translated: MTDRTAHSADAAGAPTRTVLLRGGEVHSPADPFATAMVVERGRVAWVGSEGAADAFAQGVDEVVDLGGALVTPAFTDAHVHTTSAGLALTGLDLTGARTLSAALDLVRAHAASRPADRVLLGHGWDAARWPERRAPHRVELDEATGGRPLYLSRVDVHSAVVTTALLALVPGVRPDDDRPLTGDDHHAVRRAALAAVTPAQRAEAQRAALDRAASLGIGSVHECGGPEISSAEDFTGLLALAAERPGPRVFGYWADRDLGLAKELGAVGAAGDLFVDGALGSHTACLHAPYADAPHTGTEYLDVHAVAEHVAACTEEGLQAGFHAIGDAAITAVVEGVRAAAEKVGLARVRAARHRVEHAEMMTPATIAAFAELGLTASVQPAFDAAWGGEDGMYADRLGAGRARTLNPYAAMLKAGVPLAFGSDAPVTPLDPWGTVRAAAFHRTPEHRISVRAAFTAHTRGGWRALGRDDAGVLVPGAPADYAVWQTGDLVVQAPDDRVARWSTDPRSGTPGLPDLTPGSTLPVCLATVVGGREVFVRPQG
- a CDS encoding RNA polymerase-binding protein RbpA is translated as MSERALRGTRLVVTSYETDRGIDLAPRQAVEYACQNGHRFEMPFSVEAEIPPEWECKACGAMALLVDGDGPEEKKGKPARTHWDMLMERRTREELEEVLAERLAVLRSGAMNIAVHPRDSRKSA
- a CDS encoding glycerophosphodiester phosphodiesterase; its protein translation is MTHVRLRHPYLDHPAPIPFAHRGGAADGLENTAAAFRRAAEAGYRYFETDVHATVDGKLVAFHDSTLDRVTDGQGRIAELPWKKIREARVGGTEPLPLLEELLEEFPDARWNIDIKAESALHPLVNLIARAGIWDRVCVSSFSESRVARAQKIAGPRLATSYGVRGVLGLRLRSYAIPAALRVGAVAAQVPETQAGIRVVDRRFVRTAHERGLQVHVWTVNEPERMEALLDLGVDGIMTDRIDILRTVLDRRGAWA
- a CDS encoding Lrp/AsnC family transcriptional regulator — its product is MEELDRQIVDLLVRDGRMSYTDLGKATGLSTSAVHQRVRRLEQRGVIRGYAAVVDPEAVGLPLTAFISVKPFDPSAPDDIADRLAGVPEIEACHSVAGDENYILKVRVATPLELEDLLGRLRALAHVSTRTTVVLSTPYEARPPRV